The window TTGTGTAGTTAGTTTACCTTCCGGCACTACATTAAATAGAATTCTTACCTCCTCTTCACGAATGCCGCTTGCAATACTATAAAGTCTTGGCTTATCATTCAAATCTGTGGTAATTGCAACAACCTGACCTGCCAGAAATTCATGTATCTTTTTATATGCAAGAACAAACACACCTGTGGTGATTTCTTCTAATTTCAGCACATTCGCCTGAAAAAAATTATATCCGTCGTTAGTGTTCACTTAATTTATTTTTCTCGCATGGCTCTAAATTCAGAATCTTCAGACCACTTTGGAAAATTGTTTTCCATCGCCAATTTCATTCCTATTTTAAAGAATAATTTGGCATCTTCAACATTCCCCGACAAATCTGCCGTTGCCGGATCATATTCATCTGAAGGCTTGTGATATGTATTTGCCCAATAATAGTTTATTTTTTCAGTGGCAAAATCCTTTCCTTTTTCGCGGTGATCCGACCATCCTTTTATAAATAATGAAGGAACTCCCTGTCGTGCAAAGCTAAAATGATCAGAACGGTAATACATTCCATTTTCAGGAAAAGGATCGGCCATAATATATCGATCTTGTTCCTTTGCGGCTTCTTCCACGTATCTGTCAAGTTCGGATTGCCCAAACCCTGTAATGGTAACATCTCTCATCCGGCCAATGGGTAAAAATAATTCATAATTTAAATTTGCAACTGTTTTCTGAACAGGAATTACCGGATTTTCGACATAATACTTTGATCCCAGCAACCCGGTTTCTTCAGCTGTTATGGCTAAGAAAATAACAGTTCGTCTGGGTTTCTGTTTTAAATTAGCGAAGGCTTTAGCAGTCTCAAGCATTGCAGCTATTGGGATTCCGTTATCTGCTGAACCGTTATATATGGAATCTCCATTCATCACAGGGCCAATACCAAAATGGTCCCAATGAGCAGTATAAACAATACATTCGTCGGCCAGATCGGTTCCCTTTAACATCGCCAGTACATTTTTAGAACTTGCGTAACGCAATTTATTGTTCATGGTAATACTGAGCTTTGTGTTCAATGAAACAGGTTTGAATTCTGAGCTTAATGCTTGCTTTGATATTTCTTTAAAATTCAACCCGCATTGCTCAAAAAGTCTTGAAGTTGCTTCATCAGTAATCCATCCATTCAACTCACAATTCGACAAATTTCCATCTTCTGACTGAATAAAGAGCTTATTATCGGCAGTATTTGTTATCACTTTCCAGGGATATCCCGCCCCTTTCGTGTCATGAATTACAAGAACTCCGGTTGCACCCTGACGAGCTGCTTCTTCATATTTATATGACCAACGACCATAATAAGTCATGGCATTCCCATTAAATATTGCAGGGTCCTGAGTTATCAAACCAGGGTCATTTACCAATACCAGAACAGTTTTACCTTTGCAATCCAAGTCTTCATAATCGTTTCGGTTAAATTCAGGAGCCACTATTCCATAACCTGCAAAAACCAGCTCAGAATTTTCAACATTTATTTGCTCCTTAACCTGACTTGTCGAAAAAACATAATCTTTAATTAACTCCAATTCCAAAATCCCACCAGAAGTCTTCAATTCCAGTTTTTCAGGTGAGCCAAATGTAATTTCAACCATGGGTACCTCTTGAAAATAGCTGCCTTTATTAGCACCTTCTAAGCCTAAATTTTCAAACACAGACTTTAGATAATAAACTGTTTTTTCTTCCCCTTCGGTGAATGGCTGACGTCCTAAAAACTCATCAGATGCAAGCGTGATGACATGTTTTTCCATATCAATTACATTAATACTATTCTCTGCTTGTCGAAGGTCAGAAACTTTTTGATTACAGCTTGCCAATATTGCAAGCAAAAAAATAAAGGATAGAAATTTCAATTTCATGATTTTTGGTTTTTTCTTGAAAATTACAATTTTTTCACCAATGACTGAAATGAGAAATGAATAATTTGTGCAACATTTATATGCTAAAGATGGATGTTTGTCGATTATTATACGGCCAGCATTAAATTTGACTTGTTATTGTATCCCAAACCATTCGAGCGCTGCTTTAAAAGCGGTAGGATCAACAAAATGACCACCTGCAAAGTCATGAAAATTAACCTCATAGCCATTCTTTTTTAAGATTTTTTTGGCCTCATTGGCATTCTTTATGTGATCCTCCTTACCATGCGCAATAAATACCTTTAATTTATTACCTTTAACAATATCTTCATCCGAAAGAAACCATGAATATTTTTTAGTATCGGGCAAACGGGCACCGAAACAAATGATCCCTTCAAATTCATCAGGGTTTTTAATTCCAGTAACATATGCATATCCTCCACCTTGCGAAAACCCCATTATATATGATTTTTCGATTTTATATTTTTCTCTGACATATTTCTTAACATTAACAATGAATTGGGAGCTCAAGTTGTCGGCTCGCTTATATAAATCTATGTCCTCAACACGAATATCCCAGGAATATGCATTAGGTCGAACGCTAACATCAGAATAAGCATTATACGGGCCCTCCGGCATCACGAAAATGAATGAATGCTTTTCAAAATATGCCCAAAGTTTTGTGAATTCCTCTGTAGTACCACCAAATCCATGCATACCAATGACTAAGGGATATGATACTTCAGGCTGATAATTTTCAGGTAACAATACACGGCATTTAATGAGTTTTTCCCCTTTTACATAAATATTTTCGCCCAAACTCTTTCCTGCATTCAAAACGGCTTGATATCGGTTAAAAAATTCAGGATTTTGCTGTAATTGGTTAAATGCCTCATCTTTACGTATGAAAGTAAAGTCATTGAAGCCATTATTGATAGCAAGTATCAAAAAATTAGCTGCATAACCCGCCTGACCGAGATATGCATAACACCTTGCCAGATCATAACAAGCACTTGCATCGCTCATGCTTCGACTTACGATATATAAGTAAAAGCGTGCTGCAGTTTCATAATCCTTATTAAGCATTAAAAAATATGCCTGATGTTTCAAATCCACCAAATCTATTTGGGCAAGTTCAGTCAGGTCAAAAGTATATGGGTTAATTTTAAAAACTTTGGGATACTTCTCCTGCAAATTTTTTGTTTCTTGAGCATGCAGAGATTGGAAACCTGAAATGATCAACAGGAATAAAACTGCAAATTTTTCGAAATTTTTTATCATAGAACAATTTGTTGATGACTTATCAACAGCATGATTTAGATTTTTTCGGTAAGCAAAGCAACAATAGTTTTAATCCCATCTATGTAATTGCCTAACCTCAAATTTTCATTTGGTCCATGCTGATTGTTATCTAAATTAACCATTGGAAGAATTACAGCCTCGATCCCTAGTTTACTTATAAACGCTGATATCGGCACCGTACCCCCTGTTGTTCTCACCCTTACCGGCTGTTCTTCAAATGCTTTTATCAATGATCGGTTCACCCATTTCCCTATTTCCGAGTCAAATTCGGTTCTGAAAGCTAAATTTTCGAACCCTGAATTAAACATCGCGATTTTTGGATATTTAGCCCGCTCCTGATCGTTAGGAAGATGATTAATTACATAAAAACCCTGTCCTTCAATGTGTTTTTTTACTAAATTGATCAGTCTTACCGGATTACTTTCAACCACTAACCTAATATCCAGCGCAGCAGTTGCCGTAGTTGGAACAATAGTTCTGGCCTCAGAGCCAACCCATCCGGATGACATTCCTCGAATATTTAGTGAAGGATATTGCAAGGATTGTTGATAATCGGCTCCTACCCTGTCTGGTATTGCGATCCCCAGATTTTGATTGATTTCATTTATGTCATCAGGTACTTGTGCCAATATTTCTAAAGTTTTTTTATCCATCTTAATTCCATCATAAAAGCCGGGAATAATTACCTTGCCTTCATCATCCTTCATTGTGGCTAATAATTTAGCCAGGCTTAAAGCAGGGTTTGGCGCATAATTTCCATAATGGCCGCTGTGCTGTGCATTCTTTGGGCCAAAAATCGTAATCTCGACAGAAGCTAAACCCCTGCAACCGAAGAAAATACTTGGCTTATTACTGATATGTCGGGGTCCATCAAGAATTAGCATCATGTCTGAAGCTAAAAGATCATGGTAATTATCAACAATGTCAGGCAAATTTGGGGAGCCCATTTCCTCTTCACTATCCAATATTACTTTTATATTAAAAGCCGGCTTATGATTATTTGCATTTAATATATCAAGTGCAGAAAGCAGCATATTTATTGGTGATTTATCATCCGACGATGAACGACAGAAAAACCGCAATTCTTCATCAGGGGCATATTGCAAAAGATTCCAATCCACTATATCCCATCCACCCGCTTGATTTTTTTGTTTTAAAACCGGGGTGTAAGGATTCGGCTGTAACCATTTTGAAGAATCAACAGGCTGCCCATCGAAATGCATATAAAAAAGTACCGTTTTAAGATTCGAATCAATCGCTTTTTCTGCAAATAGTGATGGGTTTCCCTTCGATTTTAAAACAACAGTATTAAAATTCCGCTTCTTGAAAGCTTCTTCGAGCCATTGCATGTTTTCCAAAATTTGGTTCTCAAAATGCGAATCATTGGGGATACTCAAAAACGCTTTCAATTCAGAAAAAGATTTTTGCAAATGAGGCTGAACCCATTCATTAATCAAAGCTTTATTAATATGTTGGGTATAAACTGCTGTTGATAATGAAAGCGAAAGGGCCAGAACCAGAGAGAAAACTTTTACACGAATACGCATAACAGATATTGTTTAAATGAATATTAAATTAACGGATTTCTTATTTCTTCAAATATAGAATTTAAATGCAAAAATGGCTACTTTTAAGGGTTGAAATAAAAGCCTGTTTTATGAAAAAAGTATCATATTATAGTATGGCGATCATATTAAGTGGAATAATCTTAATAGCCTGCAACAAATCCCAAGAAATCGAAATAGTACACGGAGTTTCAAAAACCATTGCTGATCATAGAACCCAAAGTATTTCAAATCCCGAATATAAATTACACTTTTCAATTCCTGATTCACTTCACCAAACGATAGAGGCAAATATGTCTGTTTCATTAGAATTGAATGATTTGTCCCATCCTCTTCTTCTTGATTTTAGTGCCCCGCCTGAGTATATTAAGGAAGTAAATGCAAATAATAACGCCGGATTTGAAATGCAAAACGGCCATCTCGTTATTCCAATTTCATCCTTAAAAAAAGGATTAAATAGAATAAATATCGTTTTCAGGGCCGGGGAAACATCATTAAACAGGAACAAAGAATTTTTGTACACGCTATTTGTCCCCGATCGTGCATCAACTGCTTTCCCCTGTTTTGATCAGCCCAATATGAAAGCCAAATATACCCTTGAGCTTAGCATACCTAAAGGCTGGACTGCCGTTTCGAATGCACCTGCTAACAATACAATACTTGATGAAAAAAATGCGCGGAAAACAATTTTTTTCGATAAAACAGATAAATTAAGTACCTATCTGTTTTCGTTTGTGGCAGGGAAGTTTGAGCAAATTACCAGAAATACCGACGGAAGGCAAATGACCATGCTTCATCGGGAGCCTGATTCAAATCTGGTAGCGCGAAATGTGGATGAGATTTTCAGTTTACATGCCAAAGCATTAAATTGGCTAGAAGATTATACCCAGATAAAATATCCCTTTAAAAAATTTGATTTTGTTGCCATTCCATTTTTTCAATATGGAGGGATGGAACATGCAGGTGCAATTCAATACCGTGCAAATTCATTATTTCTTGAAAAAAACGCAACCCAAAATCAAAAATTGGCCCGTGCAGGTTTAATCTCACACGAAACAGCCCACATGTGGTTTGGCGACTATGTTACCATGAAATGGTTTGATGATGTTTGGCTGAAGGAGGTTTTTGCCGGGTTTATGTCCGATAAAATCATTAACCCTAGTTTCCCCGAGGTTAACCATGATCTTAAATTTTTGCTTTCTCATTATCCGGCAGCTTATGAAATCGATCGAACTTTAGGCGCAAATCCCATTGGTCAGCAACTGGAAAACATGAAAGATGCCGGTGCCTTATATGGCAATATTATCTATCATAAGGCCCCAATTGTGATGAGACATTTGGAGAGTTTAATGGGTGCCGAAAAATTACGATCAGGGTTACAGGAATATTTGAAAAATTACGCATTTGGTGATGCAACCTGGGATCAATTAATTGAAATTTTAAATAAACAAACAGAATTTGACTTAATAAAATGGAGCAATATTTGGGTAAAAGAGGCCGGAATGCCGATTATTAAAACTCATATTGAAATTGAATCCAATAGAATAAAAACAGCAACAATCAGCCAAAGTGACCCTGCCGGTAAAAACAGGGTTTGGCCTCAACAATTAGAATTTGAATTATACTATGATAATCCTGAAAAAAATAAGGTCTTTGATATCAATTTTGACGCGTTAAAAGTAGGACTGAATCAGACAACAAATATGGATGTTCCATTGATGATAACACCTAACAGCAAAGGTAACGCTTATGCTTATTTCGAATTGGATGAAACCAGTAAACAGTACCTGCTCAACAATATTAATTCATTTAAGGACCCGCTTAAACGGGGGATTGCCTGGATAACCCTTTGGGAGAATATGTTGAATTTAAATATAGACAAAACTCAACTTTACCAACTTCAACTAAATTCACTGGATGTCGAAACCAATCCGCTGTTAATTGGTAAGATTCTGGCTCAAACCGGTACCATTTACTGGCAATTTTTTTCTAAGGAGGAAAGGCAGGAATGGACTGCCAAATCGGAAGAAAAACTGTGGAATTTAATAAATAGCACGAATGATCCCGGACTTAAAAAGAATTATTTTGACAGCTACCAGGATATTGCCCTGAGTGCTGAAGCCCTTATGAAATTATTTGATATTTGGGAAGGTAAAACAGCAATTAAAGGCTTGGAATTATCGGATAATAATAAAACCGTACTGGCCTATATCTTGGCTCTAAAAATCCCTGATCAAAGCAAAGATATTCTCCTTAAACAACTAGATCGGATAAAGAATGAGGACCGTAAAGACGAGATCAGGTTTGTGATGCCTTCTTTATCAAATGTTGATAAGGAACGAGATTTGTTTTTCCAGAGTTTGCGAAGCCCTATAAACCGTGAACATGAGCGATGGGTCGTAACCTCATTGAATTATCTGAATCACCCTTTACGTGCCGAATATTCAATAAAATATTTGAAAGTGAGCCTGGAACTTTTACAGGAAATTCAGTTAACGGGTGATATCTTTTTCCCTAAACAATGGTTAGATGCCGTGCTTGGTGGATATCAGTCGAAAAAAGCGGCAGATATTGTAAATGAATTTCTGCAAGATCATCCGGATTATCCCGAAAACTTGAAGGCCAAAATATTACAATCAGCTGATTTTGTTTTCAGATCACAGAATCTGGTTCAACAAAAATAAATGGAAGTTTTAAAAAATTGGAAACTCTTCATTTACCTTAAATGGTACTTTTTAATTGACTTTTCCAGATTGAAAAAAATAGAAGCCAACAGCTAAAAGCTAACAGCTAACAGCTAACAGCTAACAGCTAAAACACTATAACCAGCGCTTTCGTTTAAAGAACATGATCATGATAAAAATAACGGCAAGCATAACTCCCCATACGGCAAAATAGCCGTATTGCCAATGAAGCTCAGGCATGTTATCGAAATTCATGCCATAAACACCGGCAATAAAGGTGAGTGGGATAAAAATAGTTGCGATGATGGTTAAGATCTTCATGATTTGATTCATCTTATTACTCACGCCTGATAAGTAAAGTTCCATGATGCTTGCGAGTCTATCCCGCTCTGAATCTATGGTTTCGTTCACCTGGATCAGATGTTCGTAAACATCTCTTAAATAACGAATAGTGTCCGGCTTAACAAATTCGTTCCCATCTTTTTGCAGGCTTGAAACAGCCTCTCGTAAGGGCATAACTGATTTGCGAAGATTTACAAATTGCTTTTTCAAATGCTGTATTTCTTGCAAGGTTTCTTTATCCTGATTATTCATTACCTTTTCTTCCAGCTTTTCAATGACATCAGTTAAATGTTCAGTCACAAAAAAGTAGTTATCAACTACTGTATCTATCAAGCGATACATTAAATAATCAGTCCCTTTATGCCTGATATTTCCTTTTTTCTCTTTTATTCGTTGTCGAATTGTATCAAAAACATCACCTTCCTTCTCCTGGAACGAGATTACCCAATTTTTGCCCAGAACAAGGCTAATCTGTTCCGAAACAACATATTTTCCATCTTTACTTATTTCAAACATTTGAAGGGCAAGAAACAGATAATCATCAAATTCTTCAACTTTGGGACGATGACTCGTATTTAGTACATCTTCAAGCAAAAGCGGATGCAGTCCATAATGTTGGCCAATCTTCCCGATAGCTTCCGTATCATGCAACCCATCAATGTTAATCCAACTCACGGAAGAGGTATCTTTGTATGGAAAGCATTCCTCAATTGTTTTGCAATTGACTTCCGAAAAATTCGTTTCGTTGTAATCAATAACCGTGACTTTTATTTTGTTGGCTTTGCGTGTCCCGATGTGAACCAAGGCTCCCGGAGGTAAACCAGCTTTTTTGGATAATGATTTTGGATTTTCATTCATTTGTCATCATTTTTCAATTAGTTAAATGTACTAAATTTTAATCTGATGTTTGAAAAATGAAGGATCATACATTTGGGCTTAATTAAAAAATCAATTACATTTGAGTACTAGTATTTCCTAAGTATATACACCATTAATAAATCAATGATGGTATTGATTATAGGCACCTCCTGGAACTTGGATTCATATCTTGTGATTTTTAATAAATAGTTCAATAAATAAGATGCCTTAAAAAATGAAAACCCGTCAACTTAAAGAGCAGAAATTCTGGGATAAATTTGCCCGTTATTATGATTTATTTATCAAAAAAACGCTAGGCAAAACCTATGAAGTTATCTTAGAAAATATAGATACAGCGCTTTATCCCAATCAAAATGTTTTGGAAATTGGCACGGGAACAGGAATTATTCCTTTTACAATTTGCACCAAAGTAAATTCCGTAGTTGCTACAGATATTTCGCCCGAAATGATCCTGATTGCCAAACAAAAGCAAAGCGAATTACACATCAAAAATATTGATTTTCAGGTCCAGGATGCTTATCAATTAAGCATCGCCGATCATTCGTTCGATCTGGTAATTGCTTCCAATATCTTACACCTACTTTATGAACCTGAACAACCCATCAGCGAAATTAAAAGAGTGATGAAAGATGATGGAATTTTTATTGCTCCTACTTTTTGTGTTGGCGAAAGCCTGAAAAGCAAAATCATCTCAAGCATTGCTGGTGCACTGAGCGGTTTTAAAATTGTGAACAAATGGTGCATCAATGATTTTAAAAGTGTGTTAATTGACAATGGATTTGAAATTAAAAAATTTGTGAAAGTTGAAGGTAGATTCCCACTTGTCTATGTTGTAATGAAAAAATCCTCCTGATTTTTTATATTTTTAGAAAAGCAACTAATGAAAACAATCGCAATAGCTACTTGTAAAGATGCAATTGAGGCCAATTTCATCAAGAACAAACTTGAACTAGCAGGCATTGACAGTTTTCTTACAAATGAAAATGCTGCAACTTTATTACCTCATCTTTTTATGGGTTCAAATTCTGGAGTTCAAATTTTTATTAATGATTCAGACATCGAGGAAGCTAAAAAAATTGTTGATTTACATTTGGGCAACAACGAAATACACATCGTTTGCCCAAAGTGTAGTTCGAAAAACGTGACTGTAAGTTTAGGAAAAAATAAACTCCATAATTTCTTTAAAATATTCATTTCACTCTTTGCGAACACTGCACCGCAAAGCAATTTTTACAGTTATAGATGCACGGACTGTAAAGCCGAATTTAAAATTTGACGCATTTTATTGGTCCAATAGCCGGAAATATATTACGCGATGTAGTTCTTTCTTTATATTTGTTGATATTGGATTGCATATTTATTGATCAATAAGTTAACATGAAGAAAAGTACTTCCATTGTAAAAAAATTAATCATCTATTTTTTATTACTAAATATTTTTACTGTAATCGTAGTAGGTTCTTACTCCTATTATCGGGCGAAAGATGCTTTGGTAGAAAGGACATTTGATCAACTAACCTCTTTACGGATTGAAAAAAAATACAGGATTGAACGATTTTTCGAAGATCGCATGTTGGATGTCAACCTCGTTTCAAAATCGGAAGATGTGAAAAACATCATTCAACTGCTGAATAATAATTTGCCGAATCATGATAATGATACACTTATAAAGCAGGAATACGACAATTTTTTACGAAAACATTTTTTATCGGCTAATTATTATAAACGATTTTTTGTGATAAATCAGTCAGGGCAAGCTGTTTCCTTTATAGCATTATTTGATGAAACCACGCGAATGGATTATGGTGCGGTGGAGCAATTGCCCATCAATAATTTGTACCATAAAATTAACTTCAGTTCAGGCATTTCAATTGAAGATTACAAATTGGATTCAACAACAAATCTTCCCAGTATATTTATTGGAACACAGGTGACAGATAATTCAGGGAATCAAGGTGGCACGGTTGTCATTGAAATAGATATTGATGCCATCAACTCTATCATGTACGAAAACAATCCTCACAACGGATTAGGAAAGTCTGGGGAATCATATCTTGTTGGAAGCGACTCACTGATGCGTAGCACCTCTCGTTTTCAGGACAATGCAATTTTTAAGACTTTTGTCCGAACTACGGGTTTTAAAAAAGCGGTTAATGGGGAAACGGGTACAGAGGTGATCAAAGATTATCGGGATATTTCGGTTTTAAGCTCCTATAGCAAAGT of the Bacteroidota bacterium genome contains:
- a CDS encoding M20/M25/M40 family metallo-hydrolase; the protein is MKLKFLSFIFLLAILASCNQKVSDLRQAENSINVIDMEKHVITLASDEFLGRQPFTEGEEKTVYYLKSVFENLGLEGANKGSYFQEVPMVEITFGSPEKLELKTSGGILELELIKDYVFSTSQVKEQINVENSELVFAGYGIVAPEFNRNDYEDLDCKGKTVLVLVNDPGLITQDPAIFNGNAMTYYGRWSYKYEEAARQGATGVLVIHDTKGAGYPWKVITNTADNKLFIQSEDGNLSNCELNGWITDEATSRLFEQCGLNFKEISKQALSSEFKPVSLNTKLSITMNNKLRYASSKNVLAMLKGTDLADECIVYTAHWDHFGIGPVMNGDSIYNGSADNGIPIAAMLETAKAFANLKQKPRRTVIFLAITAEETGLLGSKYYVENPVIPVQKTVANLNYELFLPIGRMRDVTITGFGQSELDRYVEEAAKEQDRYIMADPFPENGMYYRSDHFSFARQGVPSLFIKGWSDHREKGKDFATEKINYYWANTYHKPSDEYDPATADLSGNVEDAKLFFKIGMKLAMENNFPKWSEDSEFRAMREK
- a CDS encoding M20/M25/M40 family metallo-hydrolase, translated to MRIRVKVFSLVLALSLSLSTAVYTQHINKALINEWVQPHLQKSFSELKAFLSIPNDSHFENQILENMQWLEEAFKKRNFNTVVLKSKGNPSLFAEKAIDSNLKTVLFYMHFDGQPVDSSKWLQPNPYTPVLKQKNQAGGWDIVDWNLLQYAPDEELRFFCRSSSDDKSPINMLLSALDILNANNHKPAFNIKVILDSEEEMGSPNLPDIVDNYHDLLASDMMLILDGPRHISNKPSIFFGCRGLASVEITIFGPKNAQHSGHYGNYAPNPALSLAKLLATMKDDEGKVIIPGFYDGIKMDKKTLEILAQVPDDINEINQNLGIAIPDRVGADYQQSLQYPSLNIRGMSSGWVGSEARTIVPTTATAALDIRLVVESNPVRLINLVKKHIEGQGFYVINHLPNDQERAKYPKIAMFNSGFENLAFRTEFDSEIGKWVNRSLIKAFEEQPVRVRTTGGTVPISAFISKLGIEAVILPMVNLDNNQHGPNENLRLGNYIDGIKTIVALLTEKI
- a CDS encoding ERAP1-like C-terminal domain-containing protein, giving the protein MKKVSYYSMAIILSGIILIACNKSQEIEIVHGVSKTIADHRTQSISNPEYKLHFSIPDSLHQTIEANMSVSLELNDLSHPLLLDFSAPPEYIKEVNANNNAGFEMQNGHLVIPISSLKKGLNRINIVFRAGETSLNRNKEFLYTLFVPDRASTAFPCFDQPNMKAKYTLELSIPKGWTAVSNAPANNTILDEKNARKTIFFDKTDKLSTYLFSFVAGKFEQITRNTDGRQMTMLHREPDSNLVARNVDEIFSLHAKALNWLEDYTQIKYPFKKFDFVAIPFFQYGGMEHAGAIQYRANSLFLEKNATQNQKLARAGLISHETAHMWFGDYVTMKWFDDVWLKEVFAGFMSDKIINPSFPEVNHDLKFLLSHYPAAYEIDRTLGANPIGQQLENMKDAGALYGNIIYHKAPIVMRHLESLMGAEKLRSGLQEYLKNYAFGDATWDQLIEILNKQTEFDLIKWSNIWVKEAGMPIIKTHIEIESNRIKTATISQSDPAGKNRVWPQQLEFELYYDNPEKNKVFDINFDALKVGLNQTTNMDVPLMITPNSKGNAYAYFELDETSKQYLLNNINSFKDPLKRGIAWITLWENMLNLNIDKTQLYQLQLNSLDVETNPLLIGKILAQTGTIYWQFFSKEERQEWTAKSEEKLWNLINSTNDPGLKKNYFDSYQDIALSAEALMKLFDIWEGKTAIKGLELSDNNKTVLAYILALKIPDQSKDILLKQLDRIKNEDRKDEIRFVMPSLSNVDKERDLFFQSLRSPINREHERWVVTSLNYLNHPLRAEYSIKYLKVSLELLQEIQLTGDIFFPKQWLDAVLGGYQSKKAADIVNEFLQDHPDYPENLKAKILQSADFVFRSQNLVQQK
- the corA gene encoding magnesium/cobalt transporter CorA, which gives rise to MNENPKSLSKKAGLPPGALVHIGTRKANKIKVTVIDYNETNFSEVNCKTIEECFPYKDTSSVSWINIDGLHDTEAIGKIGQHYGLHPLLLEDVLNTSHRPKVEEFDDYLFLALQMFEISKDGKYVVSEQISLVLGKNWVISFQEKEGDVFDTIRQRIKEKKGNIRHKGTDYLMYRLIDTVVDNYFFVTEHLTDVIEKLEEKVMNNQDKETLQEIQHLKKQFVNLRKSVMPLREAVSSLQKDGNEFVKPDTIRYLRDVYEHLIQVNETIDSERDRLASIMELYLSGVSNKMNQIMKILTIIATIFIPLTFIAGVYGMNFDNMPELHWQYGYFAVWGVMLAVIFIMIMFFKRKRWL
- a CDS encoding class I SAM-dependent methyltransferase is translated as MKTRQLKEQKFWDKFARYYDLFIKKTLGKTYEVILENIDTALYPNQNVLEIGTGTGIIPFTICTKVNSVVATDISPEMILIAKQKQSELHIKNIDFQVQDAYQLSIADHSFDLVIASNILHLLYEPEQPISEIKRVMKDDGIFIAPTFCVGESLKSKIISSIAGALSGFKIVNKWCINDFKSVLIDNGFEIKKFVKVEGRFPLVYVVMKKSS
- a CDS encoding DUF2007 domain-containing protein, whose protein sequence is MKTIAIATCKDAIEANFIKNKLELAGIDSFLTNENAATLLPHLFMGSNSGVQIFINDSDIEEAKKIVDLHLGNNEIHIVCPKCSSKNVTVSLGKNKLHNFFKIFISLFANTAPQSNFYSYRCTDCKAEFKI